A single region of the Streptomyces virginiae genome encodes:
- a CDS encoding metallopeptidase family protein gives MTDTPLPPCPAEPPAGAPAEPRPRRRDRHGRGMRGPVAPPQVPLSASRSELFGDLVRDSVERLERRWPQLSEVEFLIGDVPGPPGGPDGGWNDEAVPLGAVQESREGRPARIVVFRRPVEIRTKTRDEKAMLVHEIVVEQVAELLGLSPETVDPRYGEN, from the coding sequence GTGACGGACACCCCTCTTCCTCCCTGCCCCGCAGAGCCCCCCGCGGGGGCCCCGGCCGAGCCGCGCCCGCGCCGGCGGGACCGGCACGGGCGCGGCATGCGCGGTCCGGTGGCCCCTCCTCAGGTGCCGCTGTCGGCGAGTCGGTCGGAGCTGTTCGGGGACCTCGTACGGGACTCCGTGGAGCGGCTGGAGCGGCGTTGGCCGCAGCTGTCCGAGGTGGAGTTCCTGATCGGTGACGTGCCGGGGCCGCCGGGCGGTCCGGACGGTGGCTGGAACGACGAGGCGGTGCCGCTGGGCGCGGTGCAGGAGTCCCGCGAGGGGCGGCCGGCCCGGATCGTGGTGTTCCGACGGCCGGTGGAGATCCGGACCAAGACGCGGGACGAGAAGGCGATGCTGGTCCACGAGATCGTCGTGGAGCAGGTGGCGGAGCTGCTGGGGCTGTCGCCGGAGACGGTCGACCCCCGGTACGGCGAGAACTAG